One Myxosarcina sp. GI1 genomic window carries:
- a CDS encoding citrate synthase produces the protein MTATFCEYKPGLEGIPATKSSISHVDGNQGILEYRGIDIKELAEKGSFLETSYLLIWGKLPSQEELREFEIDILFHRRIKYRIRDMMKCFPESGHPMDALQTSAAALGLFYSRRALDDPEYIRKAVVRLMAKIPTMVAAFHQMRKGNDAIKPNDELNYAANFLYMLTEKEPDPIAAKVFDVCLTLHAEHTINASTFSAMVTASTLTDPYGVVASAVGTLAGPLHGGANEEVLLMLEEIGSVANVRPFVEEHIAKKKRIMGFGHRVYKVKDPRATILQELAEKLFSSMGYDRYYDIALELERLVSEKLAHKGIYPNVDFYSGLVYRKLGIPTDLFTPIFAIARVAGWLAHWKEQLAVNRIFRPTQVYAGKHNAPYIPIAER, from the coding sequence ATGACAGCTACATTTTGTGAATATAAACCAGGTTTAGAAGGAATACCCGCTACAAAATCTAGTATTAGTCATGTCGATGGCAATCAAGGCATATTAGAATATCGTGGGATCGACATTAAAGAATTGGCTGAAAAAGGAAGTTTTTTAGAAACTTCGTATTTACTTATTTGGGGTAAGTTACCAAGTCAGGAAGAACTTAGAGAATTTGAAATCGATATTTTGTTTCATCGCCGAATTAAGTATCGTATTCGGGACATGATGAAATGTTTTCCCGAAAGCGGACATCCAATGGATGCCTTGCAAACCTCTGCTGCGGCGTTAGGACTATTTTATTCTCGTCGTGCTTTAGACGATCCCGAATACATTAGAAAAGCTGTGGTACGGCTCATGGCAAAAATACCGACAATGGTTGCAGCTTTCCACCAAATGCGAAAGGGAAATGATGCGATCAAACCTAATGACGAATTAAACTATGCTGCTAACTTTTTGTACATGCTGACAGAGAAAGAACCCGATCCGATAGCAGCTAAAGTTTTTGACGTGTGTTTGACCCTGCATGCCGAACATACAATTAATGCGTCTACCTTTTCGGCAATGGTAACAGCTTCTACCCTAACCGATCCTTATGGCGTAGTGGCTTCAGCAGTAGGTACTCTAGCAGGACCCTTACACGGTGGTGCCAATGAAGAAGTATTGTTAATGCTAGAAGAAATTGGCTCGGTCGCAAATGTTCGTCCTTTTGTAGAAGAACATATAGCCAAGAAAAAAAGAATTATGGGCTTTGGACATCGAGTTTATAAAGTTAAAGATCCTAGAGCCACTATTTTGCAGGAATTAGCAGAAAAACTATTTAGCTCGATGGGCTACGATCGCTATTACGATATTGCCTTAGAACTAGAAAGATTGGTTTCTGAAAAGTTGGCACACAAAGGTATTTATCCCAACGTCGATTTTTATTCTGGTTTAGTCTATCGCAAACTAGGCATTCCTACAGATTTGTTTACTCCCATATTTGCGATCGCTCGCGTGGCAGGCTGGTTGGCTCACTGGAAAGAACAGCTAGCCGTCAATCGTATTTTTCGTCCTACTCAAGTGTATGCAGGAAAACATAATGCTCCCTATATTCCTATAGCAGAAAGATAG
- the sixA gene encoding phosphohistidine phosphatase SixA, translated as MKVYLIRHGIAAERGTYTDDEQRPLTEIGEIKTTQVAQRLLSIGIKFDLILTSPLVRAYQTANILQKVGLSSHIEHYEFLKPDGDIQRWIKWQQQWYRDNKNGSLALVGHQPDLSNWAEMLVWGGVKERLTLKKAGIIGLEISDSGTPIARSNLFLLTSPKWTI; from the coding sequence ATGAAAGTATATTTAATTCGGCACGGTATCGCCGCTGAAAGAGGAACTTATACGGATGACGAACAGCGTCCTTTGACGGAAATTGGCGAGATAAAAACAACCCAGGTAGCTCAACGCTTACTGTCTATCGGCATAAAATTTGACTTAATCTTGACTAGCCCTTTGGTGCGAGCTTATCAAACAGCTAACATCTTACAAAAGGTCGGCTTGAGTTCGCATATAGAACACTACGAATTTCTCAAGCCAGATGGAGATATTCAGCGATGGATTAAATGGCAGCAGCAATGGTATCGGGATAATAAAAATGGCAGTTTAGCTTTAGTAGGTCATCAACCAGACTTGTCTAATTGGGCAGAAATGTTGGTGTGGGGAGGTGTAAAAGAGCGTTTGACTTTAAAAAAAGCTGGCATTATTGGCTTAGAAATATCCGACAGTGGTACGCCAATTGCCAGAAGTAATTTGTTTTTGTTGACTTCGCCGAAATGGACGATTTAG
- a CDS encoding bifunctional oligoribonuclease/PAP phosphatase NrnA, translated as MSLNNNTALENHLLDRPEPRSPESSDKQSQTSANSTKQEREDKKKTSPKPIVRKLQQVLEEHKGERQIVVIQDFPDPDALSSAWAYLLIAENYDIECDIVYGGTVSHQENIALVRLTALPAQRILNNSLQAKDLSVYQGCVLIDSQGTNSQLYRVVEEAEIPLVVVIDHHSKQKELAADFIDLRPQTRATATILTQYIKEGMLEFDTSNDNHVKCATALMHGLRSDTNRLMQAKEEDFMAAAYLSRYYDSQLLNAVMQSARSRRVMDVIERALRNRIIKNNFSISGVGYLRYDDRDAIPQAADFLVTEEDIHTAVVYGIVHDEDEDIELVIGSLRTAKLTLDPDEFIKETFGRDTQGRFFGGGRYMAGGFEIPIGFLGSFNDNSDYARLKWEVFDIQIKQKLLRLVQPEDNLIQTD; from the coding sequence ATGTCTTTAAATAACAATACTGCTTTAGAAAATCATTTACTCGATCGACCAGAACCAAGATCGCCAGAATCAAGCGATAAACAATCTCAAACTTCCGCTAATTCTACCAAACAAGAGCGCGAAGATAAAAAAAAGACTAGTCCCAAACCTATAGTTCGTAAGTTGCAACAAGTATTAGAGGAACATAAGGGAGAACGTCAAATTGTTGTTATTCAAGATTTTCCCGATCCCGATGCTCTTTCTAGTGCTTGGGCTTACCTGTTGATAGCAGAAAATTACGATATTGAGTGCGACATAGTTTACGGCGGAACGGTATCGCACCAAGAAAACATAGCTTTAGTTAGATTGACTGCTTTACCCGCGCAAAGGATCTTAAATAATTCTTTGCAAGCTAAAGATCTATCCGTTTATCAGGGTTGTGTTTTGATTGATAGTCAGGGGACTAATAGCCAACTATATCGAGTAGTAGAAGAAGCTGAAATCCCTTTGGTGGTAGTAATAGATCATCACAGCAAACAAAAAGAGCTAGCAGCAGATTTTATCGATTTGCGTCCTCAAACTAGAGCTACTGCAACTATCTTGACTCAATACATCAAAGAAGGGATGCTCGAATTTGACACCAGTAACGACAATCATGTTAAATGCGCCACTGCTTTGATGCACGGTCTGAGATCTGATACCAACCGTCTGATGCAGGCAAAAGAAGAAGATTTTATGGCAGCAGCGTATTTGAGTCGCTATTACGATTCTCAGTTGCTCAATGCCGTAATGCAATCTGCCAGGTCGCGTCGCGTTATGGATGTAATCGAGCGGGCTTTGAGAAATAGAATTATTAAAAATAACTTTTCTATTTCTGGAGTAGGTTATCTACGCTATGATGACCGCGATGCAATTCCCCAAGCGGCAGACTTTTTAGTTACCGAAGAAGATATTCATACTGCCGTAGTCTACGGTATCGTTCATGACGAAGATGAAGATATCGAACTGGTGATTGGTTCTTTGAGAACTGCCAAACTAACCCTCGATCCCGACGAGTTTATTAAAGAAACTTTTGGTAGAGATACTCAAGGAAGATTTTTTGGCGGTGGTCGCTATATGGCAGGGGGATTTGAAATTCCCATTGGTTTTTTGGGTAGTTTTAATGACAATTCCGACTATGCCAGACTTAAATGGGAAGTATTCGACATTCAAATCAAGCAAAAATTATTGCGCTTGGTACAACCAGAAGATAACCTAATTCAAACCGACTAA
- a CDS encoding HNH endonuclease has product MGKVLVLNASYEPLNITSWRRAVVLLLKGKAEQLEYKGRQIYSDFPLPTVIRLRYYVRVPYKEIPLTRRNVLERDRHICQYCKAKGDQLTIDHVIPRSRGGGDTWENLVGACVRCNVRKGNRTPKEANMTLLTQPRRPYSSLHFEIIKHTKGNSNQEWKKYVIGI; this is encoded by the coding sequence ATGGGCAAGGTTCTGGTGTTAAACGCCTCCTACGAGCCGCTCAACATTACCAGTTGGCGCAGAGCGGTAGTTTTACTGTTGAAAGGTAAAGCCGAGCAACTCGAATATAAAGGCAGACAAATATATTCAGATTTTCCTCTTCCTACCGTTATTAGACTGCGTTATTATGTTCGAGTTCCCTACAAAGAAATACCTTTAACTCGCCGTAACGTTTTAGAGCGCGATCGCCATATTTGCCAATATTGTAAAGCGAAAGGAGATCAACTAACTATAGACCATGTTATTCCCCGTTCTCGTGGCGGTGGCGATACCTGGGAAAACTTAGTGGGTGCCTGTGTTCGTTGCAATGTTAGAAAAGGAAATCGCACTCCTAAAGAAGCCAATATGACTTTATTGACTCAGCCCCGTCGTCCTTATAGCAGTCTTCATTTTGAAATTATCAAACATACCAAAGGCAATTCTAATCAAGAATGGAAGAAATATGTCATTGGAATCTAA
- the alr gene encoding alanine racemase, translating to MLSWQNTDLSLKDDRLSLLVSRQRAWVEIDLQALADNTRAISRFISPQTELMAVVKADAYGHGAIEIAKTVLANGASCLAIATLAEGVELRQAGIDAPILILGAINAPEDIKAVAAWSLEPTICSPQQASVFAETLSEVGQTLSVHLKLDTGMSRLGTDWKDGVKFVNIVRSLPNLNLKSVYSHFATADDPDKTIMNQQHRRFCQVISQLERSQLTLPYLHIANSAAMLSDRSLHYDLVRVGLALYGLYPAPHLTASIPLKPVMAVKSKIAQIKTIAPGTGVSYGHRFVAHKATKIAVVGIGYADGVPRLLSNRLRAIVRGKLVAQIGTITMDQLMLDVSNIPDLQAGEVVTLIGNEGQITLTVDDWAEALNTISWEIICGFKHRLPRVNLNSRGNGF from the coding sequence ATGTTAAGTTGGCAAAATACAGATTTGTCTTTAAAAGACGATCGCCTGTCGTTGTTAGTAAGTCGTCAACGCGCTTGGGTAGAAATAGATCTTCAGGCATTAGCAGATAACACGCGAGCTATCTCCAGATTTATTTCGCCTCAAACCGAGCTAATGGCAGTAGTAAAAGCAGATGCTTACGGTCATGGTGCGATTGAAATAGCCAAAACAGTTTTGGCTAACGGTGCTAGCTGTTTGGCGATCGCTACTTTAGCCGAAGGGGTAGAACTGCGTCAGGCAGGGATCGACGCACCAATTTTGATTTTAGGAGCGATTAACGCCCCCGAAGATATTAAAGCCGTTGCTGCTTGGAGTTTAGAACCAACTATTTGTAGTCCCCAACAAGCCTCTGTTTTTGCCGAGACTCTATCTGAAGTTGGACAAACGCTTTCGGTTCATCTCAAACTAGATACGGGAATGTCGCGTTTGGGAACGGACTGGAAAGACGGTGTAAAATTTGTCAACATAGTTCGGAGTTTGCCCAATCTAAACCTCAAAAGCGTTTATTCTCACTTTGCTACGGCTGACGATCCCGACAAGACCATAATGAACCAGCAGCATCGGCGTTTTTGCCAGGTGATAAGCCAGTTAGAACGATCCCAATTAACGCTGCCCTATCTGCATATAGCCAATTCTGCTGCGATGTTGAGCGATCGCTCGCTACACTACGATTTGGTTCGAGTGGGGTTGGCTCTTTACGGTCTTTATCCCGCACCCCATCTAACTGCTTCTATTCCACTCAAACCTGTTATGGCAGTTAAATCTAAGATCGCACAAATTAAAACTATTGCCCCTGGTACGGGAGTTAGTTACGGTCATCGATTCGTCGCTCACAAAGCCACTAAAATAGCCGTAGTTGGTATCGGCTATGCAGATGGCGTTCCTCGACTGCTTTCCAATCGTTTGCGAGCGATCGTTCGCGGCAAACTAGTAGCTCAAATTGGCACGATTACTATGGATCAGCTAATGCTCGATGTCAGCAATATTCCTGATTTGCAAGCAGGAGAAGTAGTTACTTTAATCGGCAACGAGGGACAGATAACAC